Part of the Girardinichthys multiradiatus isolate DD_20200921_A chromosome 14, DD_fGirMul_XY1, whole genome shotgun sequence genome is shown below.
ttacagcgtccGTCTTTAGGctccgcccaggatgttcatgttcccagcactcaaaattcgttgaattcaaccaaaaacagagcgtcaaaaaatgtcattttaatcaaaaaaaaaagttttatcaaacaattttttttctccccaaaataaaatattccattaaaaaaaaaaatcgttacaactctgaaagttttgatcacaacttaatattttttgattgagattagttttttttattgagattatttttatttgattgagattattttttttttgattgaataatagtgagacaaatttacctccatacatTTTAAGCTGGGCAACTGTCCCAGTAAAGCTGCAGTCATCTGTTAATTTgacttcattaaaataaaacgaATGCTTGGGTAGTTCCTGGTGTATAGTTATAAACCACCAACATATTGCAAAGAGCAAAGAAGTGACTCTGATCACAGTCCCATCCGGCTCCTGTGCTTATCTGGGCTTTGTTTGGGTTCTGACTGTCCAAAGCCATGATGATGTTTGGATGAGCCCATTCTCATCATTGTACTGAGAGTACTGTACATGTCTAGAATGAATGCTTTACTCTTAGGACTGATTATTGTACGGGGTCCAATGACTTCAGAAACATGATCTAACTCTGACCTATGTGTTCTGTGTAGATGTTCCTGTCCATTGGGTTTGCTGCGCTCGGAGTGTTGGGAGGCATTTACAGTTTGATTGTTGCTTCTTTGGGTCTTACCAAAGGGCCAGTTTGCCAGTGGTCCAATGAACTCAACCCCGAACTTACATGGGGAAGACCGTTTCTGTATGTACTTTTGCTTAAAACTATTGTGTGAActgtgtttattaaataatacattatatgttttaaataattgttatttttcttgCTCATGAAAGATGCAACTCCTTTCCTTCCTTTTAGTAATACAAGCTACCTGGGTGAGAAGGAAATATGGGATTGGTGTACAGTACCAGAGAATGTGGTTGAATTCAATCTTGGGTTATTCTCCATTCTGATGGTGGCTGCCGCTCTGGAGGTTATCCTCTGTGCCTTCCAGATGATCAATGGACTGTTCGGCTGCATCTGTGGCACCTGTTCTGACGGGGAGGTAAGCCCAGGGAACATTTACAGCCTGATTTATATTTATGCACCAAATCTGTGTACAATCACAATCCCCAGGCTACAGTTAGGGGGTAATTGTTAACCTCTTACATTTCCAGATGTAAATAAATTACTGAACCatcttctaaaacatttgacaacGACACTAACAATCAGATGTTATCAAGATATTATATATCTATGCTAAAATATGTACAATAATTATAAACAAGTGGAAAACAACATACAGGTCAGCAGAAAACAGGATGCCCCTAATGGATTAGCTCACTCAGTGACTAAAAATTGGCTAGAAATTCTGAAGAAGTTAGAAGTGAATTTAGTTTTATGAAGTGATTTTTGAAGACATTTGGTAGACATTTGCTTTCTACATAAAGCTGTTAGgataaaataactgaaatctGTCTCTGTCTTCTCTCCAGTGAGGCAAAGTGGATCAACTTCACACCATGACTTCTTGACGAAGAGCTGAGAGAGATTTTTTACTATCACCATCAACATGTTTACCAATATATTTATCATCACAATTATCACAATAATAAGACAATAGTCTTATCCTCACTGACACAATTACAGGTTACTAGGTTTTCTGTTTGTCCTTTGAATGAGCATTAACAACATGAGTTTGTCAAGAGGATTGAATGGGATTACTGGtgattgtttctttttgttttgctttctttaaagattaaaatataaattccaTCTCTGATACATTCTGTACTTGAGccttttaagttgtttttaatattttgtaataaatgtttgaacatgtcatgtttatttgtctttttatgtcATGTTTCCAGTAAAATGATACCTAACCAGATCTGCTGTTTAGCTTACAATGTGAAGTCAACATTCCAGTTTGATGGTTTGTGTGAACCTTTACTGTACATAcacaagtaaaaacaatttttttgtatTCTCCAACAATTGCTGTTgaacaataaatgtaaacaaatctaGAATTTGAACGCGGCCTAATAAATGTTGTGGGAGTAgcaaaaatgactgaaaagaaaaagacaagcaACAGCACCCCTGGAAGATGTCCTAAAAGGAActgactataaaaacaaaactataagtaAGCACTGCATAAACAAGAATTAGGGAACCCGAACTAAAGGAAGCTaaggacaaaaataaagaaccaaagaaacataagaacctagaataatgattaactaaagtaaacagagaaactagagggaacaaaagAACAACATAACCTAAGATccaaagaaaccataaaaaacCCTAAgtacaaatgtaaacaaaactaaacactgactgaaccaaacagggaatgaagcagaggaagagagaactaaaacaaatacaaactaagatgtaaacaataactaaagctgacctAACAGGAAGGAGAACTagaactatagaaactaaacataaggAACTAAGCTagaaagaaaagaataaaggaACTAACacagaatagaataaaacacagaaagggaaccaagacgaggaggaacagagaacataaactagtaaacaagaagagttcaAAGTGAACAAATAccttaaataaacacaaagatactaaatgagaaatTAAACTAGAGAATACAAGGAAGACAAGGGGACTAGAATATGAGGACAAGAGAACtagaataacaacaaatataataatcataatcataagaaaaccatattAAATAGAAAAGCAACCTCTACAGGAGACTAGGAGCGAGgggaaagaaacaacaaaacactaggaggcggtaaAGGGAACAAGAGAACTAaacaaacatgatacaaaaaccataatagaaacatctaagcaaaaggtaaacaaacacaaagccacaaacaaagtccaaaatgtcgcacCCCGACAAATATAACCTATATTTACACAATAATCATCGgcttaaaagaaaactgtctgCCAGAGATTGATTCCTGTTGAGGTTAGGAGTTAACCATCTATGTCACTAAAGATGGACATATTTGCTTTCAGAATCTGAAGCCATATTTCTCAGCATACATGCAACATTTTATAATGCTATATCttggactcaattggctttgttcaaaacattagcaaaacTACCCACCTTGTGCTGACAGATgaattgagtgtaaagaaataattcctcataaccctgtcctgtgtgactatttttaataacctttgagtttaatttaattgagtTCTCCGCAACTGAGAGacaatttcattatagtagatcattgtcagacaatgctgtaacaacctttaaaaatcctgttccattttttatttcctcattatcacagaaaaacacagatgagggcaataatttagatttttacccttcacaaattgattaacTTGTTCATAGTGtgacagtgccttgcgaaagtattcggccctttgaacttttcaacctcttgccacatttcaggcttccaacataaagatataaaattcaaattttttgtgaagaatcaacaagtggggcACAATTgttaagtggaatgaaatttattgtatgtgtcaaacaaataaaaaacaaataaaaaacagaaaagtggggcatgcgttattattcggcccctttactttcagtgcagcaaactcactccagacgttcagtgaggatctctgaatgatccaatgttgtcccaaatgactgatgatgataaatagaatccacctgtgtgtaatcaagtctccgtatacaggtccttctcaaaatattagcatattgtgataaagttcattattttctataatgtaatgatgaaaatttaacattcatatattttagattcattgcacactaactgaaatatttcaggtcttttattgtcttaatacagatgattgtggcatacagctcatgaaaacccaaaattcctatctcacaaaattagaatatttcatccgaccaataaaagaaaagtgtttttaatacaagaaacgtcaaccttcaaataatcatgtacagttatgcactcaatacttggttgggaatccttttgcagaaatgactgcttcaatgcggtgtggcatggaggcaatcagcctgtggcactgctgaggtcttatagaggcccaggatgcttcgataacggcctttagctcatccagagtgttgggtcatgcttttattttaacagcGAGTCAACAGGATACAGTAAACTATCCCAATTAACGGCGACCGTCTCAGTCCCGCCCCctttttcaattaaatttcaattcagttttatttatatagtgccaattcacaacacatgttgtctcaaggcacttcacaacagtcaggtacatacattccaattaatcctaaccattgaacggtacagtcagattcagttatttattcaaattggataaaaagtttttctatctaaggaaacccagcagattgcatccagtcagtgacttgcagcattcactcctcccggatgagcatgtagagacagtggacagtcactggcgttgacattgcagcaatccctcatactgagcatgcatgtagcgacagtggagaggaaaaactcccttttacaggaagaaacctccagcagaaccaggctcagtgtgagcggccatctgtcatgaccgactgggggtttgagagaacagagcagagacacaaaaagatcaCAGAAACTCTGatacaggagtactttctatgggaagaaaacgtaaatgttagtggatgtagctcctttagtcgtttcatctagaaagaaagaatagataaactttgagccagttttcaaagttagagtctgaaagagagcacatataattagtcacagtaaaagctcagtcaattgccatgtctaggagagagaaagggttaaacactgaaagacagggccatgtggatcatcggtagtgggtgagcattaagttgttgccagcagaagcttggatgatgcccctcgccagaaaggtgtcacaggtagacacagagtcaggccaggtgtagcttctaggaagagaaaagagagaacaaagttaaaagctgaaataactgcaaataatgcagaattggagagtagtgtgagaatgtagcaaagagggtgaaagtggtcattatgttctccagcagcctaagcctatagcagcataactacagagatagtttgagtttcagtttatttatttatatagcgcttatttacaacaatgtcgtctcaaggcaccccacggCGCGGGACCActggggaggccagaccaaaccaccgagtgccagagcccggccaccccagaatggGCCACATGttggggcactaagtaaaataataaactgataaagtttgttcatctagagcccactgatggccattgttatactaaaaaccacaaggatcggggtacctctctctgtcagattgaccataaccattggaaaagagaaggggtcgtacaggtagcagaaatggagggtgtgtttgcacctcaaccataactgagccggtttaggctaaacctgactcccccttcctccatccaacagggatggaggaaggcggaggtaaaaaataaggaagatagcctaagccactctaactataagctttatcaaaaaggaaagttttaagcctagccttaaaagtagacagggtgtctgtctcacggactaaaactgggagctggttccacaggagaggagcctgacaactaaaggatctgcctcccattctacttctagagactctagaaaccaccagCAAACcttcagtctgagaacgaagtgctctgttaggaacatatggaaccatcagatctctgatgtatgatggagctagatcattaagggctttatatgtgaggaggagaattttaaattctattctggatttaacagggagccaatgaagggaagctaaaataggagaaatatgatctctctttttaattttcatcaccCTTTGTATTTAAATTGCCAGTTGCAtgttgaggaggaaaagacaatAGAATAGAGGGATcaaggaatgtaaaaaaaagagagGGAAATAAAAGGGAAATCTGTTgggtaaaaaactaaaacaggaTATATTAAAGGAGAAAATCTATCagtggttaagaaataaaaggacagtaaaataattaaaaaaattaagtatttttgaggaaaataaacatgttttaaatatgtttggctggtattaaatatgaaacaaataaaaggtatatgaaaaataaaacagcaagaaattCACTTGTATTAAATAAGCAAAGGGAAAATACAGAAATCCAGAAGAAATATATGATTTGAAAATTGGTGgtctaaataaaaatagtagaTTAAAAtagacatttatatatttatttctgatTAATTTATCAATTGATCAAaacccttttttttattattttggtgTATTTAGTGTTGCAAAAATGTATGTTTCTAGCTTGGTTTTGGccaagtaattattttatttatttattgctgtatatatttttctgtatatattcttaattatggcaggatcggtcctccagaGAGGGGACCCTGTCTGTATCCTGTTTGTGTTAAGGACGGAGGGTGGAGGAGCACAGAACGCAGTGGAGACTTCCACACCGTGGACGCGTTTTACTGCTGCTGGTTGAAGGTCAGTCACATACAATC
Proteins encoded:
- the tm4sf21b gene encoding transmembrane 4 L6 family member 4 yields the protein MCTGACSKFIAIPLYVLALVSTICNIMLFFPDFDTEYASDDTKNTPRITDEVKYMGGLIGGGIMVIIPAIHIHLTSSKNCCANRCGMFLSIGFAALGVLGGIYSLIVASLGLTKGPVCQWSNELNPELTWGRPFLNTSYLGEKEIWDWCTVPENVVEFNLGLFSILMVAAALEVILCAFQMINGLFGCICGTCSDGE